TTGGCAACAGTATTAGTTCAGTTGGCCTGAAATTCCAAGGTGTTTTACAGATCTGCTCATGAGCAGTTTTTAACACCTCATATCAGAAGTCATCTGttgattttaatgaaataagaataaaaattctttttcaatGCAGATGATGGtcgaacaaaaccagttccacGCAAAGGCCACGTAGAAAGTTTTGAACCAGCAGACAACAAATGTCTCCTGAGAGCAACTgatggaaagaagaaaatcagcACAGTGGTAAGTGATAACTTTTAAGTTAGAAAAGCTAGTGGCTCTGTGTGTTTTTGATTTAATGCTccatattttaaatgaaacttGAGAAAATGTTAACTGGTAGTTGAAAACCTGATGTGTGTTTACTTTGAATGAGGGATTGGGAAAGGCTTTAGCTGACTTCAGGGTCTGTTCTGTGATATGACACAAAGAAAAACGTTACTTAAGAGAAATAGCTGAGAACGTGAGCTGCAGCATTTTTATGGCCCCACAAGTGAATCAAACCTTTCTTTGAATGCTttcacatttttcccatgggaaaacaTGTGACTTAGGGATGAATGGCGTATAGAGGGTTTTATTAATCAAGgagttttttcagttttctaaaTCAGTGGAGTCCTATGACATACCAGTACAGCACATTGACCACTGAATGTTGATCCAACTGCTGCTAAAAAGACCAGATGGTAACTGGTGGGTAAACATGTACTGATACTTGGTCTGTAATTGCAGACAGAGTTTTCGTGGTTAACCTCCAGTATTACTTTTGTAGGTGAGCTCAAAGGAAGTAAATAAATTCCAGATGGTAAGTTTTTTATGCCTTCATCTTCCTTTTCTGTAGGTAGTACAAGTGGTCTGTTGGAAGCAGTGGGCAGCTGTGAACAGGTTGATTTCTTGCTGAACTGCCACAAAAACTAACTGAGACTACCCATTTATCttaatctgtttttaaaatatcctgttttattttatctAACCTTGTATATTGGTTTAAACAACAGTATTTTCCTAGTGCAGGGTGTAAGAGCATGATTCTCTGGGAAAAGACAGATAATTGGCCATTTGTAATACATAAAATGTTATCTTGCATATTGTCATTTAAGTATTTGGGGTTCTTTTAAATGGTTCTAATTGTTTTTTCAGGCATATTCAAATTTGCTAAGAGCTAACATGGATGGCTTGAAGAAGAAAGACAAGAAAAGCAAGGCCAAGAAGAGCAAAGCAACACAGTGATGGGACAGTGTGCTACCATCGCTATTATAGACTTGACCCTTGCTCAAAGCAAAGTCCATTTCTTTTTGAGTTACCACTTGTCTTTGGCTTTCCTTCCAGCAGGAAACTGGGATATGATCAGTACTTTTGTTTAAACTGAGAGCAGAGGTGCTTTTTTTGGGTTGTTGTATGGCAGGAGGATGTACAGCATTCTACTGGAATAGCTTTACACTCAGCTGGTTTGTACTTACACTGCTGCTGTGTTCTTTGCAGTGTAAAACCTGTCTGGGGGGGTAGCAGAGGGTGAAGAGAAATGCACCCTTTCAGAAGCAAAACAAGACTGGAGCAGGAGCCTCAGTGACAGATGCCCGGTTTTATAGATGAGCCTCAGTAATTCTAGGGAAAGCAGGTGCCAACATATTATCAGGAACAGCTGCTTTCCTGTTTCTGTCTTAATCTGAGGGCCATGTCTACATGATGCAGTGCAGATATCCCCAAGGCAGCCAGCACAGTGCTCGAGTTCTTGCAGAGCTTTCACTCCATGCTGATGCAGCTGTTCTGACCTGGGCTCAGGGTGGCGGGAGGGTAGGACTCTGCATCATGCTTCCTTCAGACATAGCTTAAAAATGGTCATCacctaaactttttttttaaaaacatcatcCTTCAGTATATTCAGGGATCTgaattttccttccttcatATGAACAGATGTAAAAAGTAAAGATGTAATTGCTCCTATTAAAGATAATGAGAAATGGACTGTGTGTAATGGCCGATGTGACTTGTCATGGTGAATTGCTAGGAATGGCACAGTTATCTGTGTCTTTAGGATTGTATGCTGCTTTGGACATTGCTGTTAGAACCTTCACAGTTCCCAGTTTTGTGGTTTGTCTTGCAAGTTGCCCCTATGCATTTTAACTTTGTCACCTTTGCTACAAGAAAGGGTAGAAAAAGTAGGTAGGTATTTATTAATGTAATGAGTCTGCAAATGGCAATCATTTGTTTTAGAGAAAGAGGTGTAAGTTTAAACAAAAGGTACCaagtggggagggaaggaaagcatCAGTGTACTTCCAGAAATCCTTAATATTTCTGTACTTTCCTCCAGTGTTTGGTGTGAAATACAGTACATAGTTAACTATGACTCCTGTAAATCATAGTTTCTCAGCTTCGTTCTTCCTGATGGGGTTGTGCTACAGTTTAGCTTCAAGAAGATAATTATAATACTTCCATCATTACTATAACTTCAAACTTAATCTGACAACTCAGGTAAAGAAAGTTAGTTCAAAACTGGTTGTGCCTCAAGCACATGCAGGTTACTTTTTATCTTTAAAGTCTTTGGTTTAGGTTCTGCAGGTCTAGAACAAGTGTTCTGTTTTATCAGGTCTTCATATCGCAGAAGCTGCTTCTTGATTTAAATGCAGAAGTACAGACAGGACAAGCAAAGACAGCCAGGCTTGTAACAACTCAGCCTGAAATTTACcatattttatacataaattGAAATAGTAGGTTAAAAAATACAACTAAAATCAACACACAAAAGGCTTGTAATGAGTATTTCAATACGGCGCAGCAGTTTTTATTACATAAAAATTCCTCAAAAGTGTTTAAAACAATTTTCATTTATAATTCTAGAACTGATGTTTCTTGTTGCAGTACTATTGTTGCATAAAAGGCATTCTGAAACAATTTTTTACAAAAAGTAGTTTTACATCTGTACAGCTGCTTTGTGTAGCATAAGAGGCGAGAAATACATGGCAATACCTGTCTGTGCTCTAGTCAAGACTTGCTCCTTAATTGCCTATAAAACAACTAATTCCACTTTTTGAAAGCATTTAGTTTTGTATTTGTTGTGGTTTAGGAATGTCATTCTCTAGTTTAGTGCTCCAGTTGAATGAATGCATGTGCCACCCACTAGCTCCTCCCCCTGCTGGTGGCCGGAGAGGAGAATTGGGAAGCACAGAAGGTAAAGAGCACAGGCTGAGGTAAGAAtatactggaaacagcaatgagatgagaaaacagtaacagcaacaatatcAGTGGCACAGAGTACAGGAAGGGTGAGCGAGTCCATAGAAACAACCGGACCCAAGTGCTCCCTCCGCCACACTGTGCCCACCTGGAATGGTGTGAGGTGGTACAGATCAACCTCTGGGTTCTGGCCATGCCTCCTAGCTACAGCAAATATTAACCTTGTCCTGGCTAGACCCAGGCCATTATACATGAAATGCAATCTGGACACAGAAAAAGGCCCTAGTTGCCTGTCTTGCATTATTGCAGCTTTTTGAAATTCCTTTTGACAAAACGCTGTTGTCCATTTGTAGGAGCATCCCATAAATGATGCTTTAAGTACTAAAACAAAACCTTGTATTCATCTCGATAACTGTACAGGATAAGTGCAGAAATCCtgcagggggaaggaaaaaagaattttagTATTTTGAAACTGCAGGTTTGAATGCTGCAATTCCTATGACAAATCCTCAGAATAAGACAGCAGCAAAGATTTAGCAGAAAATCAGTAAGTTTTAGTTTGTTTGGCTGTGACTGCAATTTTCCCCTCATCTTCTTTCCACTGATCTTGCCTGTTCAGTTTTCACTCCAGTGATCTGAAGGCTTACGGCTAAGTAGTGCTCAGGCCCCAGATAGGATAGGAAGATAGTGAGGGTCTGTATTACATTCATACCCAGCATTGCGTGGAGTATTATTTGGGAGTAGTATTCTGTTGCTCACAGCCTTGGAAGTCCCATGAAGAAAAATGCTTCACTTGATAATGTAGCTGTCTTAGTAAACAGCAAACCTGGAGCAATTTTGGTGCATTTGAGAAAAGGGAACCAGCTTTAGTCTTATTGAAAGGTTAAATAGTACTTTCAAGTGGAACAAAGGCGTAAGTACCAAGGTCTCAAGTAGACCAGTACATGCAGCATTTAACAATTTGAGATTTAAAACTGGACATGGTGGATGTGTCCAGACTATCTGTATCAGCCTTGCCAGAATCCAACAGGCAGACTATGAGGTGAACATAAACGTTTTTATGCTTACAAAACAGAAATGGGCTTTACTGTACATGTTGGGAGAGCATACTTCATGTTTGCATGAAACTGGGCACTCTCCCACCTGTACCTGACTGCCATGGTATTATTTCAAAGCAGGAGGAGTTAAATTAATTCATGAGTTTTAGAGGACAAGCTGAGTCTCATCAGAAAAGAGGGCTTTTATGTAGCAGTATAGatgtatatattatacatacgtctatatttacatatacAGAAGTATATGTACTATATATAGCAGGATACCTGACTGTGCATAATTGTCTGCTATTCATTTCTATTAACAAAGCAAGTGAGATAAAAGTGGCAATATATCCTAGAGCTTCTTGAAAAGACTTAGAAAAATGAAGAACTTATATTTTATCTGTAACTGAGGGTTAGTGACCAGTCCTATACTTTTGAAGGAACTATACACATTTCCTGAGTATTTCTTTTTGCCTCAGAGAGAGGGGAAAGTGAAAGACAAGTTAGGAGCAGCTTATCTTCTAGtttgaatataaaaaaaaaatggaaaaaatctagTTTATGTACCCATAGGAGTTTTAACAAATTTACCTCTTTTCCATTTTGAGACTGTAAATTTCATCACAAATTGCTTGTAAATATGAAGATCTCTGCTTGGGCCATCGTGACATCAGTTGTCTCACAGTAGCATCAAAGGCTTGTCTATCTCCATCaagctaaggaaaaaaattgacagGGAACTATGCTACTCTCCTACTTTTGTGAAGGAAATACTTCTCCCAGTAGGATGCAGCCTTCTGAATACTGTGTAATGTCAATACTCTAATTAAACAGCTTTCAAACATGATAAATGTCAACAACATGTGCAACTTaattcctaaaaaaattaatttagtgaTCAGTTTCTTAACACATTTCAGCACAAGCAATGAAAAGGGCTGTGTcagcttggcagtgctggagagaATACAGTAACTGTGATATAATGGTGATTAAAAGGGAATGATGTAAGCTGATCATGTGCATAtgtatttaacatttttttaagtaaaaggTGATAAACTACCTCCATGATTCATACAGACTGAATGAACaaagtattttgaaaatgttttgaaatgttTCACTGGGTTTTGGTTACCAGACCAGCACTGCTTCAGAGAAGCAGATAAAAGGTATGAAAGTAATAAATGCACTTCCAGTAGGATGCCATTCTTGAGTTTGGGTTTTTAGAGGGTGGAGAGGCATCCATCTCTCTCAAGCTAGTGCTGTCAttggagaaaagaagaaagcttTGTCTTTGGTGTTGTCATCTTTCATGCACCAATGACCAGCTCCTGAGTTGCTAAAGGTGTCAATATAATAAACAACCCTTTTATATCTTGGCTTCACTAAGGGATGTTTCAGCTACTGTACGTGAAACAATTGCCTCTGTATTTTGGGTTCTCCTTCATTAAGGGCTTCAAGGAACACCTTTGTTGAAACTGCTATTAATGCTTATTGGTTTCTGAAAAAGAGCAGTTAAGATTTAATTTTAGATAACTattcttgggggaaaaaacatcAGAGCTTTGGATTAGGACTTTCTAATGTTGTCTTGTGTAACTTGGACATTTCACAAAAAGTTTTTCTTGGTCAAGCTTCCTGggtaaaaaaatcttttttaaaccTAATTCaaacttgaaagaaaaatctagAATGGGTGAATTTTACAATTCACTTCATTGGGAACAGAATTTATAATCTATTGTGTTCAGTTAGAGTTCTAACATTACTTAATTGCTTACCTCTAATGATAAGAAGTGTATCACAGTTGCTTTTGGCAGATCAACCTGTAAAAATATCAAGAAATCAATACTTAACCATTCTCTCTTATCAGTTTGCCAACTAGAGATGAGCTATACTGAAGGGAGCCAGATCTTTTGATTTCCAGAGAAGCATTCATGCTGCTAAAATGGGAAACTTAGTTTAAAATGATTAAAACCTTTTTAACCATTCTTGACAGATTCCATTATGGAAAGTTGCACATAGGTGCAGGCCAACAGGCAGTTATGTTTCCTGAAAAGCATACACCATTTCAAAGTCCTTTGTGACATGGTCAGTGAAGTCTAAAAGCCATATACAAACAAGAGCTATGTTTGCTTAAATGGAAGTGCAAATCTAGCAGGAACAAGTTATTACATCTACCACAATAGTTGGTGTATTACAGCTTAAGAGCTTACATGCTTAAATGCTTGTTATATTTTATTCCATGCAGCTGTCCCATACACACAATTTGAGACACTTTTCAAGTATCAGAGAAACAGACCAGGGGTCTTACTTAACCTGAAGTTTGACTCATTTGGTTATCACTAAGGTGAGGCAATTAGCAGTGGTTTGTTCCAGATAGGAACAGCACCATCCACTGCAAGTAAGGATTCAGAATTAGTTCAGGCTTCTGCCAAATACTTACTGCTAAAATCTCAATCTCACTTGTTTTTTGTTGCAGGCTAGAAATGAATGTCTGAAGTCTTGTTTGTACCTGGGAACAAAAGATGGGCAAAAGTAAAATATACAGCTTGTGAGACAGGTTGGGAACACTGATTTCATACTGCATAGGTGAGAACAAAATAGGCTGCTTCTAACAAGATGCAGAACTACATCATAttgaaacaaatatttaataTGATTTTCAGTAAAAATTTCACAATAATCCTTGATGAGCAGAGAGGAAGGAGACTGGAGCTGAGACACTCTTGACTCAGTGGTACACACTTGACAATACTGGTTCTAAAGCAGACAGAACAACATGGATGCTTGTGTAACTAGTGAAAACTGCCCTCTGTTTCTGGGTGTTAGATAACCTTCAAAGGAACATGAGAACCTGTGACTGGATGCAGTGAATCACCTCCAGCTAAAGAAGGAGGATGGCTTTTGAAAGCCAAACCAAAATAAGGGTCATGCCTTGTAACACCTTTTATCAGAGCAAGCTAGGGGTCCTGCAAAGGTAGCACTTTAAAAACGTAGTTGCTTTTACATATTCAAAACCTGAAAACAATAAGTCTGTTTAGCTCAGAGAGTAACATCCATTTCTTTATTTGGGTTCTGAGAACTACTAActggggagattttttttgttgcacATCCAAGTTTGGACTGAAAAGGGGATAAAATGACAGTTCTGTTTTACCATGTACTCTAAATATCTTGAGGCTAATAATGCTAAACAAGAAAATTCTGACATTTGTTTCTAGCATCACTGAATGTTTTCTACACTACTATAGTATCAAGTTTTAGGCAGGCTGTAgggttttttgttattgttttggtttgggtttttttgtgttttttttttttaatccacaaTTTTTTCTTAGGCCTTTAGTTTGAGACAacttaatgaaataaaatgcatgaAGTACCTTTTACAAACATACTACAAATTAAAAGTATGATGACCTTGCAcctttgtgctggttttgtctGGGGCAGAGTTAGCTTTTTTCACAGTGGCAGTTATGGGgctatgttttggatttttgcTGAACACAGGATTGATAACAGAtggttttgttattgctgagcagttAATCACTGATAAAGATAAGTAAGGAAGCAATAGATGGCAAGACTATTA
The Agelaius phoeniceus isolate bAgePho1 chromosome 6, bAgePho1.hap1, whole genome shotgun sequence DNA segment above includes these coding regions:
- the SRP14 gene encoding signal recognition particle 14 kDa protein isoform X1 gives rise to the protein MVLLESEQFLTELTRLFQKCRTSGSVFITLKKYDGRTKPVPRKGHVESFEPADNKCLLRATDGKKKISTVVSSKEVNKFQMAYSNLLRANMDGLKKKDKKSKAKKSKATQ
- the SRP14 gene encoding signal recognition particle 14 kDa protein isoform X2, whose product is MVLLESEQFLTELTRLFQKCRTSGSVFITLKKYDGRTKPVPRKGHVESFEPADNKCLLRATDGKKKISTVAYSNLLRANMDGLKKKDKKSKAKKSKATQ